A section of the Streptosporangiales bacterium genome encodes:
- a CDS encoding SelT/SelW/SelH family protein, protein MTTRQPRLEIEYCTQCRWLLRAAWTAQELLTTFTTDLGEVALVPGTGGVFDVRLDGQPLWSRGERGFPDLAELKRLVRDQVAPDRDLGHTDRR, encoded by the coding sequence ATGACGACACGGCAACCACGCCTGGAGATCGAGTACTGCACGCAGTGCCGCTGGCTGCTGCGGGCGGCATGGACCGCACAGGAGCTGTTGACCACGTTCACCACCGACCTCGGCGAGGTAGCCCTGGTACCCGGCACCGGCGGAGTGTTCGACGTCCGCCTCGACGGCCAGCCCCTCTGGTCCCGCGGCGAACGCGGCTTCCCCGACCTCGCCGAGCTCAAGCGGCTCGTCCGCGACCAGGTCGCACCGGACCGCGACCTCGGCCACACCGACCGCCGCTGA
- a CDS encoding alpha/beta fold hydrolase, with amino-acid sequence MNRADSYDAVPLIPRDVLFGNPDRVLPSLSPDGSKIAYIAPDEGVLNVWVGPSDSSAPARPVTGDRDRGIRTFRFCHDDRHLLYLQDTGGDENWRLYAIDLETGAERELSPSGSGVQAYILAHNRWHPHEVLIGLNDRDAQVHDVHRIDLRTGERTLVEKNPGFAGWLVDSDLVVRGGVAVRSDGAEVVQLRDGDGGEFETFLEIAHEDTAGTGVVGFGRDGRSVLVQSTVDANASRLLQVDLDTGAQRVLAADDTYDIGGVVLDPQTLEPQLAVVAKDRDEYVLLDDAIRADIELLTAHRDAELGISRAERTDRVWLVTHARPDRPAEYSVYDRSTGEIRPLFVHKEALLDYTLAQVEPFQFTARDGLTVHGYVTFPVAAARSGLPCVVLVHGGPWVRDSWSYHPEVQWLANRGYAVLQVNYRGSTGYGKAFTNAGDKQWGASMHDDLVDAVQHAVDQSWVDEQRAGIYGGSYGGYAALAGAAFTPEAFRCAVDMCGPSNLLTLIASVPEYWKPMIAELHQRIGDPATDEQMLQERSPLNSAHQIRIPVLVAQGANDPRVKQAEAEEIVAALRDRGLDHEYLLFEDEGHGLAKPENRERFYAVAEPFLARHLGGRQQRDQSGATG; translated from the coding sequence GTGAACAGAGCAGACAGCTACGATGCCGTGCCGCTGATCCCCAGAGACGTCCTCTTCGGCAATCCCGATCGGGTACTTCCTTCGCTGTCGCCGGACGGCAGCAAGATCGCGTACATCGCGCCCGACGAGGGTGTGCTCAACGTGTGGGTGGGCCCGAGCGACTCGTCGGCGCCGGCGCGGCCGGTGACGGGCGACCGCGACCGCGGCATCCGTACCTTCAGGTTCTGCCACGACGACCGGCACCTGCTGTACCTGCAGGACACCGGCGGGGACGAGAACTGGCGGCTCTACGCCATCGACCTCGAGACCGGCGCGGAACGGGAGCTCTCGCCGTCCGGCTCCGGGGTGCAGGCGTACATCCTCGCGCACAACAGGTGGCACCCGCACGAGGTGCTGATCGGTCTGAACGACCGCGACGCGCAGGTGCACGACGTGCACCGCATCGACCTGCGCACCGGTGAGCGCACCCTGGTGGAGAAGAACCCCGGCTTCGCCGGCTGGCTGGTCGACTCCGACCTCGTCGTCCGCGGCGGCGTGGCGGTACGCTCGGACGGCGCCGAGGTGGTGCAGCTGCGCGACGGCGACGGCGGGGAGTTCGAGACGTTCCTCGAGATCGCGCACGAGGACACCGCGGGCACCGGCGTCGTCGGGTTCGGCCGCGACGGCCGCAGCGTGCTCGTACAGTCCACGGTGGACGCGAACGCGTCCAGACTGCTGCAGGTCGACCTGGACACCGGTGCCCAGCGGGTGCTCGCCGCCGACGACACCTACGACATCGGTGGCGTGGTGCTCGACCCGCAGACGCTCGAGCCGCAGCTCGCCGTCGTCGCCAAGGACCGGGACGAGTACGTGCTGCTCGACGACGCGATCCGGGCGGACATCGAGCTGCTGACTGCGCACCGCGACGCCGAGTTGGGCATCAGTCGCGCGGAGCGCACCGACCGGGTCTGGCTGGTCACCCACGCCCGCCCCGACCGGCCGGCGGAGTACTCCGTCTACGACCGGTCGACCGGCGAGATCCGGCCGCTGTTCGTACACAAGGAGGCCCTGCTCGACTACACCCTCGCCCAGGTGGAGCCGTTCCAGTTCACCGCGCGCGACGGCCTCACGGTGCACGGCTACGTCACGTTCCCCGTGGCGGCCGCGCGCAGCGGGTTGCCGTGCGTCGTGCTGGTCCACGGCGGACCGTGGGTGCGCGACTCGTGGTCGTACCACCCGGAGGTGCAGTGGCTGGCCAACCGTGGCTATGCGGTGCTGCAGGTCAACTACCGCGGCTCCACCGGGTACGGCAAGGCGTTCACCAACGCCGGCGACAAGCAGTGGGGCGCCAGCATGCACGACGACCTGGTCGACGCCGTGCAGCACGCGGTCGACCAGAGCTGGGTGGACGAGCAGCGCGCCGGCATCTACGGCGGTTCGTACGGCGGCTACGCCGCGCTGGCCGGTGCGGCGTTCACCCCTGAGGCGTTCCGGTGCGCCGTGGACATGTGCGGCCCGTCGAACCTGCTGACGCTTATCGCGTCGGTGCCCGAGTACTGGAAGCCGATGATCGCCGAGCTCCACCAGCGCATCGGCGACCCGGCCACCGACGAGCAGATGTTGCAGGAGCGCTCGCCGTTGAACAGCGCCCACCAGATCCGGATCCCGGTGCTCGTGGCGCAGGGCGCGAACGACCCGCGGGTCAAGCAGGCCGAGGCCGAGGAGATCGTGGCGGCGCTGCGTGACCGCGGCCTGGACCACGAGTACCTGCTGTTCGAAGATGAGGGTCACGGGTTGGCGAAGCCGGAGAACCGGGAGCGGTTCTACGCTGTCGCCGAACCGTTCCTGGCCCGGCACCTCGGCGGCCGGCAGCAGCGGGACCAGTCGGGCGCGACCGGATAG